In the genome of Penaeus vannamei isolate JL-2024 chromosome 26, ASM4276789v1, whole genome shotgun sequence, one region contains:
- the LOC113818031 gene encoding uncharacterized protein — MEILRAFLLVTFLCLATGYPRPGGGGGYGGYGGSYSYSRPVVTKVVRPVVTVRRVVTPVVTKVVTVKKVVSPVGVSGGHHGGGGYSSGGYGGGGFSSGGHGGGFSSGGFGGSGFSSGGHGGGFGGGGFSSGGYGGNTGGFSTGGGHGGGFAVGGGFSGSGFVSGGFGNSGGGGGYGHNSW, encoded by the exons ATGGAGATTCTTCGTGCTTTT ctGCTAGTTACCTTCCTGTGTCTGGCCACGGGATACCCTCGGcctggcggaggaggggggtacGGGGGGTACGGGGGCTCGTACAG CTACAGTCGTCCGGTCGTGACGAAGGTGGTCCGGCCAGTCGTGACGGTGAGGAGGGTCGTGACTCCGGTCGTCACTAAGGTCGTGACGGTGAAGAAGGTCGTTTCCCCCGTGGGAGTCAGCGGGGGACACCACGGGGGAGGTGGATATTCGTCCGGTGGCTACGGCGGTGGTGGATTCTCGTCGGGTGGACACGGAGGTGGATTTTCGTCGGGTGGATTCGGCGGGAGTGGATTCTCTTCGGGTGGACACGGAGGTGGATTCGGCGGTGGTGGATTCTCTTCGGGTGGATACGGCGGGAACACCGGTGGCTTTTCGACCGGAGGCGGACACGGCGGTGGATTTGCTGTGGGTGGAGGTTTCAGCGGAAGCGGCTTCGTGTCGGGTGGATTCGGGAacagcggaggtggaggaggatacgGCCACAACAGCTGGTGA
- the LOC113818046 gene encoding uncharacterized protein yields the protein MGQYRGLLSVACVAALLCLAAAYPRPGGGYGHRQSYGQSYSHSYSHSYSQSHNYGHNYGYHQPTVTKVIQPVVTVREVVTPVITKVVRPVITKVVKKVVSPVHVGGGYGGGYGGGYGGGGYGHRW from the exons ATGGGGCAGTATCGAGGTCTT ctGAGTGTGGCGTGCGTTGCGGCCCTCCTATGCCTGGCAGCGGCGTACCCCAGGCCTGGAGGAGGTTATGGTCACAGGCAGAGCTATGGTCAGAGCTATAGTCACAGTTATAGTCACAGTTATAGTCAGAGCCACAATTATGGCCACAATTATGGATACCA CCAACCGACCGTCACCAAAGTCATCCAGCCAGTCGTCACAGTGAGGGAGGTCGTGACGCCGGTCATTACGAAGGTCGTGCGGCCAGTCATCACAAAAGTCGTGAAAAAAGTCGTCTCTCCGGTCCATGTTGGAGGTGGTTATGGAGGTGGATACGGGGGTGGATACGGGGGTGGAGGATACGGTCACAGATGGTAG
- the LOC138866673 gene encoding uncharacterized protein, producing MFSPRDLVVITCVLASSFLASAYPKPGGSYGYGGGYSRPVIHPVVTRVVRPVVAVRRVVQPVVTVRKVVQPVLSVRRVVSPVASGGSFGGGVYGGGVVGGLDIVEEDMVMDITVDMMVENIVASGRQYSIYEGNNNKRKLEVLIERIPPQRQ from the exons ATGTTCTCTCCCCGCGATCTT GTTGTTATAACATGTGTGCTTGCTTCGTCTTTCTTAGCGTCTGCTTACCCAAAACCCGGAGGCAGTTACGGATATGGGGGCGGATACAG ccGCCCCGTGATCCACCCAGTCGTCACTCGAGTCGTCCGGCCCGTCGTCGCCGTCAGGAGGGTCGTCCAACCAGTCGTCACAGTGAGGAAAGTCGTGCAGCCGGTCCTTTCTGTGAGGAGAGTCGTCTCACCTGTGGCGTCCGGGGGTAGCTTTGGGGGAGGGGTTTATGgcggggg TGTGGTGGGTGGTTTGGATATAGTGGAAGAGGATATGGTGATGGATATAACAGTGGATATGATGGTGGAGAATATAGTCGCATCCGGTAGgcaatatagtatatatgaag gcaataacaataaaaggaaacTAGAAGTACTCATAGAACGTATACCTCCGCAAagacaatag